In the genome of Ptychodera flava strain L36383 chromosome 13, AS_Pfla_20210202, whole genome shotgun sequence, one region contains:
- the LOC139147933 gene encoding solute carrier family 28 member 3-like encodes MDYEKPHNPRDLELLPQDESKVNVTVNIWENKIKETDLLDDDDVAYGVHDNGKAGPLQKRRHSCEKIDIADDDGDDLEDDTDNCFTRGVERVQAAIYGFFNKYKRQLKIGIVVIALILYAIYFCYALYYNFEEAVALLVITVFVVFCFAYAYMRDNFGSRIHSAICMPLTAFADKHWNVIRWLSGLVIVILVIVWIIVDTSKNPSNMMSFVGLITIVVFCFVFSKHPSKVRWRPVIWGLILQIILALLILRTNWGFEAFRSLGNKINTFLNYVEAGSEFVFGELWYNHYFIFKVLPIMIFLSSVISCLYYVGLIQLIIGKLAWFLQFTMHTSASESLNAAGNVFLSMSESPLLVAPYMKTMTKSELHAVATGGYATIAGSIMGAAIAFGLSPSYLITASVMSAPAALAIAKLFYPETEKSRADDVKDVKINIAKYRNIIDALSGGAMSAIPLAVNIAANFIVFLAVLEFLNAMLSWAGGLVGYPQVSFELICAWVFMPLAYLMGVDWEDCFVVGELLGMKIVTSVTVSFKKLAIILENRELGLEPTISARSEVIVTYALCGFSHLCGIGMTLGALVGIAPERRDDISSIVVRAMIAGNAANFLTACIAGILYEGDVVPTLVNATVTSMVATGFEDATLGNLTLNNVTETISLT; translated from the exons ATGGATTATGAGAAACCACACAATCCAAGAGACCTTGAACTGTTGCCGCAGGACGAAAGCAAGGTGAACGTTACAGTGAACATTTGGGAGAAT AAAATCAAAGAGACTGATCTTTTAGATGACGATGACGTTGCATATGGTGTCCATGACAACGGAAAAGCCGGACCGCTTCAAAAGAGGCGACATAGCTGCGAGAAAATCGACATTGCTGACGACGATGGCGATGACCTTGAAGATGACACTGACAACTGCTTTACAAGG GGTGTAGAAAGAGTACAGGCGGCCATCTATGGTTTCTTCAACAAGTACAAGAGACAGTTGAAGATAGGAATAGTTGTGATTGCGTTAATCCTGTACGCTATTTATTTCTGCTATGCACTTTACTACAACTTTGAGGAAGCTGTGGCACTGCTGGTCATCACGGTGTTTGTGGTTTTCTGCTTTGCCTACGCCTACATGAGGGACAACTTCGGGAGCAGAATACACAGCGCCATATGCATGCCACTGACAGCGTTTGCCGATAAACACTGGAATGTGATACGATG GTTGTCAGGATTGGTCATAGTGATTTTAGTAATCGTCTGGATCATCGTGGACACCTCCAAGAATCCATCAAACATGATGTCGTTCGTTGGTCTCATAACAATCGTTGTCTTCTGTTTTGTGTTCTCTAAACACCCGTCCAAG GTTCGCTGGAGGCCTGTGATATGGGGTCTTATTCTTCAAATCATTCTTGCGTTGCTGATTCTGAGAACCAACTGGGGCTTCGAAGCCTTTCGCTCGCTCGGAAACAAAATCAACACGTTCCTCAATTACGTTGAAGCGGGATCAGAATTTGTGTTCGGAGAGCTCTGGTACAACCACTATTTCATATTCAAG GTGCTTCCAATAATGATTTTCCTAAGCTCAGTCATCTCGTGTCTGTATTACGTGGGTCTTATTCAGCTCATCATCGGCAAGTTGGCCTGGTTTTTACAGTTCACCATGCACACCTCGGCCAGCGAATCCTTGAACGCAGCTGGAAATGTCTTCCTTAGTATG AGCGAGTCGCCCCTGCTTGTGGCCCCCTACATGAAGACGATGACAAAGTCTGAACTTCACGCCGTGGCAACAGGTGGTTACGCCACAATCGCCGGTAGTATCATGGGAGCGGCCATTGCCTTCGGTCTGAGTCCTTCCTACCTGATCACTGCCTCAGTGATGTCAGCACCGGCTGCTCTGGCCATAGCCAAGTTGTTTTACCCAGAAACTGAAAAATCGCGGGCTGATGACGTAAAAGATGTAAAAATTAACATTGC GAAGTATCGAAACATTATAGATGCTTTGTCTGGTGGGGCTATGTCAGCTATTCCATTGGCTGTCAACATCGCTGCCAATTTCATTGTGTTTCTCGCTGTCTTGGAATTTCTCAACGCTATGCTATCTTGGGCAGGTGGTTTGGTCGGCTATCCACAGGTTAGTTTTGAG CTAATCTGCGCATGGGTGTTCATGCCGCTGGCATATTTGATGGGAGTCGATTGGGAAGATTGTTTCGTGGTTGGTGAACTTCTAGGTATGAAGATTGTGACAAGCGTGACTGTCTCGTTCAAAAAACTGGCAATCATCTTGGAAAATCGCGAACTGGGGTTGGAGCCAACGATATCT GCTCGGTCCGAGGTGATTGTGACCTACGCACTGTGTGGTTTTTCCCACCTGTGTGGTATTGGCATGACGTTGGGGGCGCTTGTTGGCATCGCTCCTGAACGCCGTGATGACATCTCCTCCATAGTAGTTAGAGCGATGATTGCTGGGAACGCAGCCAACTTTCTGACGGCTTGCATAGCAG GTATTCTCTATGAAGGCGATGTTGTGCCTACATTGGTGAATGCTACAGTAACAAGCATGGTTGCAACGGGTTTTGAAGACGCAACGTTGGGAAACTTGACCTTGAATAACGTGACGGAAACAATTAGTCTGACGTAG